The following are from one region of the Leucobacter sp. Psy1 genome:
- a CDS encoding ABC transporter ATP-binding protein, whose amino-acid sequence MQPEPSTPLDTLSYGRTLPDEETLLSVRGLQKIYRTDGGDIEAVRNLTFDLGKNELTCLVGPSGSGKTTLLKCIAGLLEPTSGEVVLDGKTVTAPPKKMAVVFQEYGRSLFPWLRVAENVELPLKNAGVPKAERRRIVDEALRNVGLDHVPRSYPWQLSGGMQQRVAIARAIAYQPEVLLMDEPFAAVDAQTRADLEDLVRKVRRELGISVLFVTHDIDESVYLAERVIMLSSSPTIVQEDLVVDLPEQRDQLETRALPRFTELRHHVYEQIQQAKRGYRSDEAESAA is encoded by the coding sequence ATGCAGCCTGAACCCTCGACCCCGCTCGACACGCTCTCGTACGGTCGCACGCTTCCTGACGAGGAGACGCTGCTGTCGGTGCGCGGACTCCAGAAGATCTACCGCACGGACGGCGGAGACATCGAAGCCGTGCGCAACCTCACCTTCGACCTCGGGAAGAACGAGCTGACCTGCCTCGTCGGCCCGTCAGGGTCTGGCAAGACGACGCTGCTGAAGTGCATCGCCGGGCTGCTCGAGCCCACGAGCGGCGAGGTCGTGCTCGACGGCAAGACCGTGACGGCCCCGCCGAAGAAGATGGCCGTCGTCTTCCAGGAGTACGGTCGCTCCCTGTTTCCCTGGTTGCGGGTCGCCGAGAACGTCGAGCTTCCGCTCAAGAACGCCGGGGTGCCGAAGGCGGAGCGTCGGAGGATCGTCGATGAGGCGCTGCGGAACGTGGGTCTCGATCACGTGCCGAGGTCGTACCCCTGGCAGCTCTCCGGAGGCATGCAGCAGCGTGTCGCGATCGCGCGCGCCATCGCCTACCAGCCCGAAGTGTTGCTCATGGATGAGCCCTTCGCCGCAGTGGATGCGCAGACCCGTGCCGATCTCGAGGACCTGGTGCGGAAGGTGCGCAGAGAGCTGGGGATCTCGGTGCTGTTCGTGACGCACGACATCGATGAGTCGGTGTACCTCGCCGAGCGGGTCATCATGCTGTCGAGCTCGCCGACGATCGTGCAGGAGGACCTCGTGGTCGATCTGCCCGAGCAGCGGGACCAATTGGAGACCCGAGCGCTTCCGCGATTCACGGAACTGCGTC
- a CDS encoding ABC transporter permease — MKKTLSGLLFALGLPILLVVIWWVSTIANESFFVPTPGELVTKFWDTWIGPRIWVDVLPSVLRFVVGAAIAIVGGILLGLLVGLSRNLRALTEPVFEFFRALPPPVLIPVLMLVFGPTDWMKIFIIVLAAIWPVLLNTVEGVRAADSVQSDTSRSYGITGFNRVRYQVLPSATPQIFTGIRQSLPIGLMLMIISEMFASTSGLGFSVIQFQRSFAIPEMWSGILVLGLLGYLVAIIFRFVERRVLRWYHRLKDLENAA, encoded by the coding sequence ATGAAGAAGACACTGTCCGGGCTGCTGTTCGCGCTGGGGCTGCCCATTCTGCTCGTCGTGATCTGGTGGGTCTCCACCATCGCGAACGAGAGCTTCTTCGTCCCGACGCCCGGTGAGCTCGTGACCAAGTTCTGGGACACATGGATCGGGCCGCGCATTTGGGTGGATGTGCTGCCGAGCGTGCTCAGGTTCGTCGTCGGGGCGGCGATCGCCATCGTCGGGGGGATCCTGCTCGGCCTCCTCGTCGGACTCAGCCGCAATCTGCGCGCGCTGACGGAGCCGGTGTTCGAGTTCTTCCGGGCACTGCCGCCTCCGGTACTGATCCCGGTGCTGATGCTCGTCTTCGGCCCCACCGACTGGATGAAGATCTTCATCATCGTGCTCGCCGCCATCTGGCCCGTACTGCTCAACACGGTGGAGGGGGTGCGCGCCGCTGATTCCGTGCAGTCGGACACCAGCCGCTCCTACGGGATCACCGGGTTCAACCGGGTGCGCTACCAGGTGCTCCCGTCGGCCACACCTCAGATCTTCACGGGGATCCGGCAGAGCCTCCCCATCGGACTCATGCTGATGATCATCTCCGAGATGTTCGCATCGACCTCGGGTCTCGGGTTCTCCGTGATCCAGTTCCAGCGCAGCTTCGCGATTCCCGAGATGTGGTCGGGAATCCTCGTGCTGGGACTCCTCGGCTATCTCGTAGCCATCATCTTCCGCTTCGTCGAACGACGTGTGCTCCGCTGGTACCACCGACTGAAGGATCTCGAGAATGCAGCCTGA